The DNA sequence AAAAGGGAAACCTTTTCAAATACCTATAGCAGGAAAAGTAGCGGAAGGGGAAGGTGCTCAAATAAGAGGAGAGAAAATTGGGGAATATGATTGGATCAGATATTGGGAGTTTTGTGTGATCACTCGATATAGTCAAGGATTAGATCTTTTGGATACCATCACTGAGAAGACATTCAAAGACCGAGGTTTGATTGGAGGGACAGAACTAGGCTTTAAAATGGTAGATTTCTTTAAATCTCTATTTTCAAAGGATGTGAAAAAGATAGAAAAAGCATTTAGAGAGGCTTATGAGTATACTGATATTGATAAGTATCCAAGTAAATTTGATGCTTATAATGAATATACCCTTTACCATCGGGCACCATTACTGGAAGTCTATTTGGGCATTATCACCAAGGACGAAGCCTTTTACAATGAAAAACTTTACGAAGGGCTGTCACTCTTCAGGCAGTTTGTAGAAATGCCACCGGAAGATGGCGACCCTCCACGTAGTATCAGTGACGAGTATTTTATCACATGGCCTTATCTGGCGGCAGTCCATATGGCAAAACTCAATGGACTGAAAACAGAGGTGTCATCGGATTATTTGCCACAGTGGTTGGTCGAAGGCAATTTTGATCAACTTCCTATTACACTTCCGGAAAAAGCATAGGTAACATAAGTGATTGATAAGCATCCATGTTATTTCGTCCTTTCAGGACTGAAAATATCATTTGCATAACGAAGGACTAAAGTCCATCGCTGTTTTATAAAGCCCTTTCAGGTCAAAAGTCCCGAAGGGACAAAATACATTAGCGATGGGATTTATCCCATTGGCAAAAGATATTGACTGATTAACTTGAAAAGTCCTTCGGCTCCACTCAGGAACCTGATGCCGGTGGCTGAGCGAAGTCGAAGCGAAAATTCGATTTTTAGAGGAACTATAAGTTTAACTTTTAATCTTAAAGATTAACATGTCTCGAAGGGACTAAATATAAGTGATGGATGTTGCATGCGAGATTATCCCATCGTACAGTAGTGGACATTTTTTTATCCTTAAAAGGATTATTTGTTTGAGGGATTCCAACTCGCACTAATTTTTGAGATGTAAAATCCACCACTATTATATTTAACCCTAATGGTATGTGAGACAAATAATAGACCTTAGTGGTTCACTAAGGTGAGCATGATTAATGAGAGATATTTTTTAATAAGTAAATTTTTTGTTATGAACTTTTCTAGATTTTTAGACTCAGAAAAAGAAGGTGTTTTGGTGAATTACTTGGAAAATAATTTGCAGAAAGATTTTTCAAGGTTTCAGGAAGTGTATGGGTATAAAGGTAATCAACACCTATTGTATTGGCTTGTGTTTCATAATTGCTTTAAGCAAGATATTTCATTTGAAGAGAAAAATGGAGAGTGTCATTATCTTGATCCATCTAACTTGTTTACTAGTCCACGTTGGCAAGATATTTTTTTAA is a window from the Limibacter armeniacum genome containing:
- a CDS encoding immunity 49 family protein produces the protein MRRLERHRLNKNIPNLLEERYNFASIEKIHNYFNNLFESKGDGFRWGNISERFHQKVNWGNEAGKSPEEIYRYLTYARDLGLYVFKQFTTPKGKPFQIPIAGKVAEGEGAQIRGEKIGEYDWIRYWEFCVITRYSQGLDLLDTITEKTFKDRGLIGGTELGFKMVDFFKSLFSKDVKKIEKAFREAYEYTDIDKYPSKFDAYNEYTLYHRAPLLEVYLGIITKDEAFYNEKLYEGLSLFRQFVEMPPEDGDPPRSISDEYFITWPYLAAVHMAKLNGLKTEVSSDYLPQWLVEGNFDQLPITLPEKA